The Tripterygium wilfordii isolate XIE 37 chromosome 4, ASM1340144v1, whole genome shotgun sequence genome has a window encoding:
- the LOC119996673 gene encoding uncharacterized protein LOC119996673 gives MASICSSLSLPPLPKISRISNQDHFPFSIIASRSPITRPACSLSSSTTTGTQDDLELMSIDNLRRFFDLNIGKWTGSFHQFGGHGNLMQKVSTKLAVSSYGEDELMSLIQTLYIKQPPSSTSISGYEEPEWAEYKIKETNMFTVDKYQQIGFFPRERAFSLRYQTAGMLETVLRQGVLGEDDTEEESPKNLKLPSRQPSIVCENCLYSKEKDRRARAFHIMDPKGVLEMLLIFVEDRGDDVLLHPSLDSAMESNERIIPFLGNWKGHSITKRSGVYGATVDEADTVALLEMDDRGHLIQDINSTSSGRDVTTNVHWTGTLSDNLVTFDGGYQMTLLPGGMYVGCPCDIAKNVAESKSFHLEFCWLDSPGKRQRLIRTYDVDGLAVSSTYFSEVKL, from the exons ATGGCCTCCATTTGCAGCTCTCTTTCGCTTCCTCCATTACCCAAAATTTCCAGAATTTCAAACCAAGACCATTTTCCTTTCTCCATAATTGCATCTAGGAGCCCCATAACCCGACCCGCATGCTCATTATCCTCCTCCACAACAACGGGAACCCAAGATGACCTGGAACTCATGAGCATCGACAACCTTCGCCGCTTTTTCGACCTCAATATCGGAAAGTGGACGGGTTCTTTCCAT CAATTCGGTGGTCATGGGAATTTGATGCAAAAGGTAAGTACGAAGCTTGCAGTGAGCTCATATGGAGAAGATGAACTGATGAGTCTCATTCAAAC GCTGTACATAAAACAACCTCCATCAAGCACATCAATATCTGGATATGAGGAGCCAGAATGGGCAGAGtacaaaatcaaagaaactAACATGTTCACTGTAGACAAATATCAACAG ATTGGCTTCTTCCCAAGAGAGAGGGCATTCTCTCTAAGGTATCAGACAGCTGGAATGTTAGAAACAGTGTTGAGGCAGGGTGTACTTGGTGAAGACGACACAGAAGAAGAATCACCCAA AAATCTTAAGCTTCCCTCTCGTCAACCTTCCATTGTGTGTGAGAATTGCCTGTATTCAAAGGAGAAAGATAGGCGAGCGAGAGCCTTTCACATCATGGACCCAAAAGGTGTTCTAGAAATGCTTCTCATCTTTGTCGAAGACAGAGGCGATGATGTTCTTCTCCATCCTTCACTTGACTCTGCAATG GAGAGCAATGAAAGGATCATACCATTTCTTGGTAACTGGAAAGGCCATTCGATAACAAAACGCAGTGGCGTTTATGGAGCAACAGTTGATGAAGCTGACACAGTTGCTTTACTTGAAATGGACGATAGGGGTCACCTCATTCAG GATATCAATTCCACATCTAGCGGTCGCGATGTCACCACAAATGTGCATTGGACTGGTACTCTCTCAGACAACTTGGTAACATTTGATGGAGGTTACCAGATGACATTACTGCCAGGAGGCATGTACGTGGGCTGTCCTTGTGATATTGCAAAGAATGTTGCAGAATCCAAGTCATTCCATTTGGAATTCTGTTGGCTTGACTCACCTGGGAAGAGGCAGAGACTCATTCGAACATACGATGTAGATGGCCTAGCTGTGTCGTCAACTTACTTTTCTGAGGTCAAATTGTGA